The DNA sequence CTGAGTCTAAACGGCTTAGAGCTAAATGTGATTCTTGTCACTACTATGGTTGATATGTAAGCAAAACGTGGTAAAATCGATGAtgcttgtttggtttttttcaaGACGAGTGAGAAAGATGTAGCCTTGTGGAATGCCATGATACTGGTTCTGGCTTGCCATGGTGATGGAAGTGACTCTTTCTTTAGTGGTTTTTTCACAGATGGAGAGGACTGGTGTGCAGCCCAATGATGTCACATTCATTGGAGTTTTATCAGCTTGTAACCACTCAGGATTGGTAGAAGAGTGAATGGTTCAGTTTTCTAGTATGGCCGATAAATTGTCTCCTAAACTTGAGCATTGTGCTTGTATGGTAGATCTCCTTGGCCAGGCTGGGCATGTCGAAGAAGCATATGAATTGGTCTAAAACCCGATAATTCCACATGATTCAATAATCTGGGGTACTTTACTAAGTGCTGGCTGCATCCATCGGAATCTTGAACCAACTAATACAATCAGTGGAACAACAATGACATTGGAGGATCCCAATCTGGGTTTATGCATTCTATTGTTGAACATTTATGCTTCTGCAGGAAGGTGAAAGGATGAGGAGACAGGTAAAAGAGAAAATGATCAAAAGGCCTTTTGGTTGTAGTTGGGTTGAAGTTGATGGTGCTGTTCACAGATTTGTAGTTGAAGATGCAACTCATATGAAATCTAAGGAGATCTATGGCGCCTATGAAATTCTGGTTAATCATTTGAAGGCTGAAGGGTATGTGCTAAATTCTAGTTTCTCATGGAGGGATTGATTGATTCAACTGATAGGAGAAGGCATAATAGGGAGCCACCTGGCAATTGAGAAGTGGAAGaacttttggaaattggaattctgAGTTTACGAATTACTGTATGAGTATTTTTGTTATGTCTAGAATGTAATGTTGGAGAGTAATGAAGATGTGGATAAGAGTCCATCCACTTGCATGGGTTGGATAGTTGAAGCCGACTCGAAAATTTTAACTGGATATGTTCA is a window from the Vitis riparia cultivar Riparia Gloire de Montpellier isolate 1030 chromosome 9, EGFV_Vit.rip_1.0, whole genome shotgun sequence genome containing:
- the LOC117922401 gene encoding pentatricopeptide repeat-containing protein At2g42920, chloroplastic-like yields the protein MVCLLYTCSTLCNYGVGRFLLVFIDVDKIPLNAILVTALIDMYSKCGDVEIAWRIFDGVFCKKLPPWNAIIAGYVQRGLFEEAIDLYCLTKAMERTGVQPNDVTFIGVLSACNHSGLEGERMRRQVKEKMIKRPFGCSWVEVDGAVHRFVVEDATHMKSKEIYGAYEILVNHLKAEGYVLNSSFSWRD